In Thermoanaerobacterales bacterium, one genomic interval encodes:
- a CDS encoding Asp-tRNA(Asn)/Glu-tRNA(Gln) amidotransferase GatCAB subunit B: LTQITDESALAAVVDQVVAANPKSVNDYRGGKTNALGFLVGQVMKATRGKANPALVNKLLREKLD; this comes from the coding sequence CTGACACAGATCACCGACGAGAGCGCCCTGGCCGCTGTTGTCGATCAAGTAGTCGCCGCCAACCCGAAATCGGTGAATGACTACCGGGGCGGGAAGACCAACGCCCTCGGCTTCCTGGTCGGCCAGGTGATGAAGGCCACGCGGGGTAAGGCAAACCCGGCCCTGGTAAACAAGCTGCTCCGGGAAAAGCTTGACTGA